Proteins encoded within one genomic window of Balaenoptera ricei isolate mBalRic1 chromosome 10, mBalRic1.hap2, whole genome shotgun sequence:
- the TUBGCP6 gene encoding gamma-tubulin complex component 6 isoform X2, which yields MASVPQLVDDLCEALLPAAKAHYGQRRGSRKKAKQSLKRVAYNVLFTSLFQDETRKLQPGLPRLPVKNRILMLSFDLRVSGLGAEADRLEELVEELEAAHRRPLAELGSVLDLLVRLAGSGPPRMLRRRRGFFLHSRPVGRDVPYGGYDCADLSGLEADVRSLIFGEEYFCRDLVRKTLQVMEAAPGTGLPAVGLFSYGDPCGDRFERDTRVSLFGALVHSRTADLDVRLDLPPVPDSADLSGLAIKVPSSVDQSEDEGFQSASNLTPDSQSEPGVTPDIDLWDAVLTYEASKRRCWEQVGCPPGHREEPYLTEAGRAAFDRSCRLCQAGLQVLGGGLLQAPQPVLVEECELVKDALNILIGVVSATFSLCQPAPAFTVKQGVHVSGASPESVSGLLSEVAECGTHYARLSHFSLQPVLDASCSEGLVFQAFTSGLRRYLQYYRACVLSTPPTLSLLTIGFLFKKLGRQLRYLAELCGVGTGLLGAGGGAPGAAFPTGVRLLSYLYQEALDNCSNEHYPVLLSLLKTSCEPYTRFIHDWVYSGVFRDVYGEFMIQVNHEYLGFRDKFYWTHGYVLISKEVEDCVPVFLRHVAHDVYVCGKTINLLKLCCPRHYLCCSDVPVPRISVIFSLEELKDIEKDCATYVGRMERVARHSSISKEEKELRMEIAKQELIVQAREAASRVLSALSDRQLSERMALDAQKREQFQRLKEQFVKDRERRRVARQEELGDDFSYARELRDRQRRLKALEEQLERKARQALVDHYSQLSAEAARRERKALWTVRRHRLAGARLRFLLEDQRRVQELLEDMAEGKPLEPLAVLPGARSQLPDGGGSCDSGREEQHEAARDGPDRQSVLTPQPLESPAAGACGSGPGAGPPSEQAEELGPFSVGLSIQDFLPAAQGAEQPVLTSAAPVLDEALQTIGSDLPPLAPSAAADTGPSGPQEYDFRTILRPAVAAPASPGALQTAGGSLGSEGQQLREDTHVQPGTCVPDGRVALPHTYPPQHTSHQEESSQATGQLCGQVAEPGVPTEGYASGMALSRPRWNVHGHVSDASIRVGENVWDVAPSRPRWNVHGHVSDASIRVGENVWDVAPSRPRWNVHGHVSDASIRVGENVWDVAPSRPRWNVHGHVSQSSVMLGVLSGEAEPNVPGPPWAPPDHGSQSGLSLGAQSPAREQEPRLPAETASGGSGAQVAGSGSGRGEESGLQALLSAEAAPAALEDGIPEEPGAGASGDCQDLSPSGPPSSQVRADVIRGWGSGVGGACAAGGPAAPTWPVVGSEGSVLGLGSTWGIPPAPSILFHTRGTGGFLEAGLSQEGVDTRSSPGPGEEAAQRWDREQAYLAGLAGQYCLEQYPDSYEAMSEPPVARLLHHGLPRAFALPEDPGAQSDADESAVQLSELLPLPVLMKHSITAPLAAHVSLVNKAAVDYFFVELHLGAHFEALRHFLLMEDGEFAQSLSDLLFEKLGAGQTPGELLSPLVLNSVLSKALQYSLHGDTPHAANLSFALKFLPETFAPNAPDVLSCLELRYKVDWPLNIVVTEGCLSRYSGIFSFLLQLKLMMWTLKDVCFHLKRTARVSHAAGSVQFRQLQLFKHEMQHFVKVIQGYIANQILHVTWCEFQARLASVGDLEEIQRAHAEYLHKAVFRGLLTEKAAPVMNIIHSIFSLVLKFRSQLISQPWGPASGPRGPEHPSFALMQQSYSTFKYYSHFLFKVVSKLVNRGYQPHLEDFLLRINFNNYYQDA from the exons ATGGCCAGCGTCCCCCAGCTGGTGGACGACCTGTGCGAGGCCCTCCTGCCGGCCGCGAAGGCTCACTATGGCCAGCGCCGCGGGAGCCGCAAGAAGGCCAAGCAGAGCCTCAAGAGGGTGGCCTACAACGTTCTGTTCACGAGCCTCTTTCAAGATGAGACCCGCAAGCTGCAGCCCGGCCTCCCGAGACTCCCGGTGAAAAACAGGATCCTCATGCTGTCCTTCGACTTGCGAGTGAGCGGCCTGGGCGCCGAGGCCGACCGCCTGGAGGAGTTGGTGGAGGAGCTGGAGGCCGCGCATCGCCGGCCGCTGGCGGAGCTGGGATCCGTGCTGGACCTGCTGGTGCGGCTGGCGGGCAGCGGGCCCCCGCGCATGCTGCGGCGCCGGCGGGGCTTCTTCTTGCACAGCCGGCCCGTCGGGAGAGACGTTCCCTACGGCGGCTACGACTGCGCCGACCTGAGCGGGTTGGAGGCGGACGTGCGGTCGCTCATCTTCGGAGAGGAGTATTTCTGTCGGGACCTGGTCCGGAAGACGCTGCAGGTGATGGAGGCGGCGCCGGGCACCGGCCTGCCCGCCGTCGGGCTCTTCTCGTATGGCGACCCCTGCGGGGACAGGTTTGAGAGGGACACCCGTGTCTCGCTCTTCGGAGCCCTGGTGCACAGCCGCACGGCCGACCTGGACGTCCGCCTGGACCTGCCCCCGGTGCCGGACAGCGCAGACCTCTCCGGACTGGCCATCAAG GTCCCTTCGAGCGTGGATCAGTCGGAAGATGAAGGGTTCCAGTCAGCATCCAATCTGACTCCTGATTCCCAGTCTGAGCCGGGCGTGACTCCAGACATTGACCTGTGGGACGCTGTACTCACCTACGAGGCCAGCAAGCGGAGGTGCTGGGAGCAAGTTGGATG CCCGCCTGGCCACCGAGAGGAGCCCTACCTCACCGAGGCCGGAAGGGCCGCCTTCGACAGGTCCTGCCGGCTCTGCCAAGCGGGGCTGCAGGTGCTGGGCGGGGGCCTCCTGCAGGCGCCGCAGCCCGTCCTGGTGGAGGAGTGCGAGCTGGTGAAGGACGCGCTCAACATCCTGATTGGGGTCGTGTCCGCCACGTTTTCCCTCTGCCAG CCAGCTCCGGCCTTCACGGTGAAGCAGGGCGTCCACGTCTCAGGAGCGTCCCCCGAGAGCGTCAGCGGCCTCCTTTCGGAGGTGGCCGAGTGCGGGACCCACTACGCGCGCCTGAGCCACTTCTCTCTGCAGCCTGTGCTGGACGCCTCGTGCAGCGAGGGCCTCGTGTTCCAG GCCTTCACCAGCGGCCTGAGGAGGTACCTGCAGTACTACCGGGCTTGTGTGCTCTCCACCCCGCCCACCCTGAGCCTCCTCACCATCGGCTTTCTCTTCAAGAAACTGGGCCGGCAGCTCAG GTACCTGGCTGAGCTCTGCGGTGTCGGCACTGGACTCCTGGGCGCTGGGGGCGGAGCGCCCGGGGCTGCGTTCCCCACT GGGGTGAGGCTGCTCTCCTACCTGTACCAGGAGGCCCTGGATAACTGCAGCAACGAACACTACCCGGTCCTGCTGTCCCTGCTGAAGACCAGCTGCGAGCCCTACACGCG gtTCATCCACGACTGGGTGTACAGTGGGGTCTTCAGAGACGTTTACGGCGAGTTCATGATCCAGGTGAACCATGAGTACTTGGGCTTCAGAG ATAAGTTTTACTGGACCCACGGCTACGTGCTCATCTCCAAAGAGGTGGAGGACTGCGTCCCCGTGTTCCTGAGGCACGTTGCCCACGACGTGTACGTCTGCGGGAAGACCATCAACCTGCTGAAGCTCTGCTGCCCCCGG CATTACCTCTGCTGCTCCGATGTCCCCGTCCCTCGCATCTCGGTGATATTCTCTCTCGAGGAGCTGAAGGACATCGAGAAGGACTGTGCCACCTACGTGGGCCGGATGGAGAGGGTGGCGCGCCACAGCTCCATCAGCAAGGAGGAGAAG GAATTACGAATGGAAATTGCAAAACAAGAATTAATTGTCCAGGCCCGGGAAGCTGCGTCCAGGGTCCTGAGCGCGCTCAGCG ATCGGCAGCTGTCTGAGCGGATGGCCTTGGACGCCCAGAAGCGGGAGCAGTTTCAGAGGCTGAAGGAGCAGTTTGTGAAGGACCGGGAG CGCCGCCGGGTGGCCAGGCAGGAGGAGCTGGGTGATGACTTCAGCTACGCCCGCGAGCTCCGGGACCGGCAGAGGAGGCTGAAGGCCCTGGAGGAGCAGCTGGAGAGGAAGGCCAG GCAGGCGCTGGTGGATCATTACAGCCAGCTGTCCGCAGAGGCAGCTCGGCGGGAGCGGAAGGCGCTGTGGACGGTCCGGAGGCACAGATTGGCCGGCGCTCGGCTTCGGTTTCTCTTGGAAGATCAGAGACGCGTTCAG GAGCTGCTGGAAGACATGGCTGAGGGGAAGCCCCTGGAGCCGCTGGCCGTCCTCCCAGGTGCCCGCTCCCAG CTTCCAGACGGAGGCGGCAGCTGCGATTCTGGGCGTGAGGAGCAGCACGAGGCTGCCCGGGACGGCCCCGACAGGCAGAGCGTGCTGACGCCGCAGCCCCTCGAGTCTCCAGCAGCGGGGGCCTGCGGCTCAGGGCCAGGCGCAGGCCCGCCGTCAGAGCAGGCGGAGGAGCTGGGGCCGTTCTCTGTGGGCCTCAGCATCCAAGACTTCCTGCCCGCGGCCCAGGGGGCTGAGCAGCCTGTGCTCACCAGCGCGGCCCCCGTCCTGGACGAGGCGCTGCAGACCATCGGCTCGGACCTGCCTCCCCTGGCTCCGTCCGCAGCAGCGGACACGGGGCCCTCCGGGCCACAGGAGTACGATTTCAGAACCATCCTGAGGCCGGCTGTGGCCGCCCCAGCTTCCCCAGGGGCCCTCCAGACTGCAGGAGGCAGCTTGGGCAGTGAGGGGCAGCAGCTGCGGGAGGACACTCACGTGCAGCCGGGCACGTGTGTCCCAGATGGGCGGGTGGCTCTGCCTCACACGTACCCCCCCCAGCACACCTCCCACCAGGAGGAGAGCAGCCAGGCCACGGGGCAGCTCTGTGggcaagtggcagagcctggtGTTCCCACAGAGGGTTATGCTTCTGGAATGGCTCTCTCCCGGCCACGGTGGAACGTCCACGGACACGTGTCTGATGCCAGCATCAGGGTGGGGGAGAACGTGTGGGATGTGGCCCCCTCCCGGCCACGGTGGAATGTCCACGGACACGTGTCTGATGCCAGCATCAGGGTGGGGGAGAACGTGTGGGATGTGGCCCCCTCCCGGCCACGGTGGAACGTCCACGGACACGTGTCTGATGCCAGCATCAGGGTGGGGGAGAACGTGTGGGATGTGGCCCCCTCCCGGCCACGGTGGAATGTCCATGGACACGTGTCTCAGTCCAGTGTGATGCTGGGGGTGCTCTCAGGGGAAGCCGAGCCCAACGTGCCTGGGCCCCCCTGGGCGCCCCCTGACCATGGGTCCCAGTCAGGCCTCAGCTTGGGAGCCCAGAGCCCTGCCCGGGAACAGGAGCCACGGCTGCCTGCAGAGACGGCCTCAGGCGGCTCCGGTGCGCAAGTGGCTGGATCTGGCTCTGGCCGTGGGGAGGAGAGCGGCCTGCAGGCCTTGCTGTCTGCGGAGGCTGCACCCGCTGCTCTGGAAGATGGTATCCCTGAGGAGCCAG GCGCGGGGGCGAGTGGGGACTGCCAGGATCTCTCTCCAAGTGGCCCTCCGAGCTCACAGGTCAGGGCAGACGTGATCAGGGGTTGGGGATCGGGAGTCGGGGGAGCGTGTGCTGCTGGTGGGCCCGCTGCCCCCACCTGGCCTGTCGTGGGCAGTGAGGGCTCCGTCCTGGGACTGGGCAGCACGTGGGGGATTCCCCCCGCCCCGTCCATCCTCTTCCACACGAGGGGAACCGGCGGGTTCCTTGAGGCTGGGTTGTCTCAGGAGGGCGTGGACACCCGGAGCAGCCCAGGCCCTGGCGAGGAGGCGGCCCAGCGCTGGGACAGGGAGCAGGCCTACTTGGCGGGCCTGGCGGGGCAGTATTGCCTGGAGCAGTACCCGGACAGCTACGAGGCCATGT CAGAGCCTCCCGTCGCCCGCCTCCTGCACCACGGGCTTCCCCGAGCTTTCGCCCTCCCCGAGGACCCCGGGGCCCAGTCAGACGCGGACGAGAGCGCGGTGCAGCTGAGCGAGCTGCTGCCACTGCCCGTGCTCATGAAGCACTCCATCACGGCCCCGCTGGCTGCCCA CGTCTCCCTGGTGAACAAGGCCGCGGTTGACTACTTCTTCGTGGAGCTGCACCTCGGGGCGCACTTCGAGGCGCTGCGGCACTTCCTGCTCATGGAGGACGGGGAGTTTGCGCAGTCCCTCAGCGACCTGCTCTTTGAGAAG CTCGGGGCGGGACAGACGCCTGGGGAGCTCCTCAGCCCGCTGGTGCTCAACTCCGTGCTGAGCAAGGCCCTGCAGTACAGCCTGCACGGCGACACCCCGCACGCCGCCAACCTCTCCTTCGCCCTCAAGTTCCTGCCCGAGACGTTTGCCCCCAATGCCCCGGACGTGCTGAGCTGCCTGGAGCTCAGGTACAAG GTTGACTGGCCCCTCAACATCGTGGTCACCGAGGGCTGCTTGAGCAGGTACAGCGgcattttctccttcctgttgCAGTTGAAGCTCATGATGTGGACACTCAAGGATGTCTGCTTCCACCTCAAGCGCACAG CACGGGTGAGCCACGCGGCCGGCTCGGTGCAGTTCCGCCAGCTGCAGCTGTTCAAGCACGAGATGCAGCACTTTGTGAAGGTCATCCAGGGCTACATCGCCAACCAGATCCTGCATGTCACCTGGTGTGAGTTCCAGGCCAGGCTGGCCTCGGTGGGCGACCTAGAGGAGATCCAGCGTGCCCACGCCGAGTACCTGCACAAGGCTGTCTTCAG GGGCCTGCTGACAGAGAAGGCGGCGCCCGTCATGAACATCATCCACAGCATCTTCAGCCTGGTCCTCAAGTTCCGCAGCCAGCTCATCTCCCAGCCCTGGGGCCCGGCCAGCGGCCCCCGCGGCCCCGAgcaccccagcttcgccctcatGCAGCAGTCCTACAGCACCTTCAAGTACTACTCCCACTTCCTCTTCAAAG TGGTGAGCAAGCTGGTGAACCGCGGCTACCAGCCCCACCTGGAGGACTTCCTGCTGCGCATCAACTTCAACAACTACTACCAGGACGCCTGA
- the TUBGCP6 gene encoding gamma-tubulin complex component 6 isoform X1, which yields MASVPQLVDDLCEALLPAAKAHYGQRRGSRKKAKQSLKRVAYNVLFTSLFQDETRKLQPGLPRLPVKNRILMLSFDLRVSGLGAEADRLEELVEELEAAHRRPLAELGSVLDLLVRLAGSGPPRMLRRRRGFFLHSRPVGRDVPYGGYDCADLSGLEADVRSLIFGEEYFCRDLVRKTLQVMEAAPGTGLPAVGLFSYGDPCGDRFERDTRVSLFGALVHSRTADLDVRLDLPPVPDSADLSGLAIKVPSSVDQSEDEGFQSASNLTPDSQSEPGVTPDIDLWDAVLTYEASKRRCWEQVGCPPGHREEPYLTEAGRAAFDRSCRLCQAGLQVLGGGLLQAPQPVLVEECELVKDALNILIGVVSATFSLCQPAPAFTVKQGVHVSGASPESVSGLLSEVAECGTHYARLSHFSLQPVLDASCSEGLVFQAFTSGLRRYLQYYRACVLSTPPTLSLLTIGFLFKKLGRQLRYLAELCGVGTGLLGAGGGAPGAAFPTGVRLLSYLYQEALDNCSNEHYPVLLSLLKTSCEPYTRFIHDWVYSGVFRDVYGEFMIQVNHEYLGFRDKFYWTHGYVLISKEVEDCVPVFLRHVAHDVYVCGKTINLLKLCCPRHYLCCSDVPVPRISVIFSLEELKDIEKDCATYVGRMERVARHSSISKEEKELRMEIAKQELIVQAREAASRVLSALSDRQLSERMALDAQKREQFQRLKEQFVKDRERRRVARQEELGDDFSYARELRDRQRRLKALEEQLERKARQALVDHYSQLSAEAARRERKALWTVRRHRLAGARLRFLLEDQRRVQELLEDMAEGKPLEPLAVLPGARSQPSFLGPELPDGGGSCDSGREEQHEAARDGPDRQSVLTPQPLESPAAGACGSGPGAGPPSEQAEELGPFSVGLSIQDFLPAAQGAEQPVLTSAAPVLDEALQTIGSDLPPLAPSAAADTGPSGPQEYDFRTILRPAVAAPASPGALQTAGGSLGSEGQQLREDTHVQPGTCVPDGRVALPHTYPPQHTSHQEESSQATGQLCGQVAEPGVPTEGYASGMALSRPRWNVHGHVSDASIRVGENVWDVAPSRPRWNVHGHVSDASIRVGENVWDVAPSRPRWNVHGHVSDASIRVGENVWDVAPSRPRWNVHGHVSQSSVMLGVLSGEAEPNVPGPPWAPPDHGSQSGLSLGAQSPAREQEPRLPAETASGGSGAQVAGSGSGRGEESGLQALLSAEAAPAALEDGIPEEPGAGASGDCQDLSPSGPPSSQVRADVIRGWGSGVGGACAAGGPAAPTWPVVGSEGSVLGLGSTWGIPPAPSILFHTRGTGGFLEAGLSQEGVDTRSSPGPGEEAAQRWDREQAYLAGLAGQYCLEQYPDSYEAMSEPPVARLLHHGLPRAFALPEDPGAQSDADESAVQLSELLPLPVLMKHSITAPLAAHVSLVNKAAVDYFFVELHLGAHFEALRHFLLMEDGEFAQSLSDLLFEKLGAGQTPGELLSPLVLNSVLSKALQYSLHGDTPHAANLSFALKFLPETFAPNAPDVLSCLELRYKVDWPLNIVVTEGCLSRYSGIFSFLLQLKLMMWTLKDVCFHLKRTARVSHAAGSVQFRQLQLFKHEMQHFVKVIQGYIANQILHVTWCEFQARLASVGDLEEIQRAHAEYLHKAVFRGLLTEKAAPVMNIIHSIFSLVLKFRSQLISQPWGPASGPRGPEHPSFALMQQSYSTFKYYSHFLFKVVSKLVNRGYQPHLEDFLLRINFNNYYQDA from the exons ATGGCCAGCGTCCCCCAGCTGGTGGACGACCTGTGCGAGGCCCTCCTGCCGGCCGCGAAGGCTCACTATGGCCAGCGCCGCGGGAGCCGCAAGAAGGCCAAGCAGAGCCTCAAGAGGGTGGCCTACAACGTTCTGTTCACGAGCCTCTTTCAAGATGAGACCCGCAAGCTGCAGCCCGGCCTCCCGAGACTCCCGGTGAAAAACAGGATCCTCATGCTGTCCTTCGACTTGCGAGTGAGCGGCCTGGGCGCCGAGGCCGACCGCCTGGAGGAGTTGGTGGAGGAGCTGGAGGCCGCGCATCGCCGGCCGCTGGCGGAGCTGGGATCCGTGCTGGACCTGCTGGTGCGGCTGGCGGGCAGCGGGCCCCCGCGCATGCTGCGGCGCCGGCGGGGCTTCTTCTTGCACAGCCGGCCCGTCGGGAGAGACGTTCCCTACGGCGGCTACGACTGCGCCGACCTGAGCGGGTTGGAGGCGGACGTGCGGTCGCTCATCTTCGGAGAGGAGTATTTCTGTCGGGACCTGGTCCGGAAGACGCTGCAGGTGATGGAGGCGGCGCCGGGCACCGGCCTGCCCGCCGTCGGGCTCTTCTCGTATGGCGACCCCTGCGGGGACAGGTTTGAGAGGGACACCCGTGTCTCGCTCTTCGGAGCCCTGGTGCACAGCCGCACGGCCGACCTGGACGTCCGCCTGGACCTGCCCCCGGTGCCGGACAGCGCAGACCTCTCCGGACTGGCCATCAAG GTCCCTTCGAGCGTGGATCAGTCGGAAGATGAAGGGTTCCAGTCAGCATCCAATCTGACTCCTGATTCCCAGTCTGAGCCGGGCGTGACTCCAGACATTGACCTGTGGGACGCTGTACTCACCTACGAGGCCAGCAAGCGGAGGTGCTGGGAGCAAGTTGGATG CCCGCCTGGCCACCGAGAGGAGCCCTACCTCACCGAGGCCGGAAGGGCCGCCTTCGACAGGTCCTGCCGGCTCTGCCAAGCGGGGCTGCAGGTGCTGGGCGGGGGCCTCCTGCAGGCGCCGCAGCCCGTCCTGGTGGAGGAGTGCGAGCTGGTGAAGGACGCGCTCAACATCCTGATTGGGGTCGTGTCCGCCACGTTTTCCCTCTGCCAG CCAGCTCCGGCCTTCACGGTGAAGCAGGGCGTCCACGTCTCAGGAGCGTCCCCCGAGAGCGTCAGCGGCCTCCTTTCGGAGGTGGCCGAGTGCGGGACCCACTACGCGCGCCTGAGCCACTTCTCTCTGCAGCCTGTGCTGGACGCCTCGTGCAGCGAGGGCCTCGTGTTCCAG GCCTTCACCAGCGGCCTGAGGAGGTACCTGCAGTACTACCGGGCTTGTGTGCTCTCCACCCCGCCCACCCTGAGCCTCCTCACCATCGGCTTTCTCTTCAAGAAACTGGGCCGGCAGCTCAG GTACCTGGCTGAGCTCTGCGGTGTCGGCACTGGACTCCTGGGCGCTGGGGGCGGAGCGCCCGGGGCTGCGTTCCCCACT GGGGTGAGGCTGCTCTCCTACCTGTACCAGGAGGCCCTGGATAACTGCAGCAACGAACACTACCCGGTCCTGCTGTCCCTGCTGAAGACCAGCTGCGAGCCCTACACGCG gtTCATCCACGACTGGGTGTACAGTGGGGTCTTCAGAGACGTTTACGGCGAGTTCATGATCCAGGTGAACCATGAGTACTTGGGCTTCAGAG ATAAGTTTTACTGGACCCACGGCTACGTGCTCATCTCCAAAGAGGTGGAGGACTGCGTCCCCGTGTTCCTGAGGCACGTTGCCCACGACGTGTACGTCTGCGGGAAGACCATCAACCTGCTGAAGCTCTGCTGCCCCCGG CATTACCTCTGCTGCTCCGATGTCCCCGTCCCTCGCATCTCGGTGATATTCTCTCTCGAGGAGCTGAAGGACATCGAGAAGGACTGTGCCACCTACGTGGGCCGGATGGAGAGGGTGGCGCGCCACAGCTCCATCAGCAAGGAGGAGAAG GAATTACGAATGGAAATTGCAAAACAAGAATTAATTGTCCAGGCCCGGGAAGCTGCGTCCAGGGTCCTGAGCGCGCTCAGCG ATCGGCAGCTGTCTGAGCGGATGGCCTTGGACGCCCAGAAGCGGGAGCAGTTTCAGAGGCTGAAGGAGCAGTTTGTGAAGGACCGGGAG CGCCGCCGGGTGGCCAGGCAGGAGGAGCTGGGTGATGACTTCAGCTACGCCCGCGAGCTCCGGGACCGGCAGAGGAGGCTGAAGGCCCTGGAGGAGCAGCTGGAGAGGAAGGCCAG GCAGGCGCTGGTGGATCATTACAGCCAGCTGTCCGCAGAGGCAGCTCGGCGGGAGCGGAAGGCGCTGTGGACGGTCCGGAGGCACAGATTGGCCGGCGCTCGGCTTCGGTTTCTCTTGGAAGATCAGAGACGCGTTCAG GAGCTGCTGGAAGACATGGCTGAGGGGAAGCCCCTGGAGCCGCTGGCCGTCCTCCCAGGTGCCCGCTCCCAG CCTTCCTTTCTGGGCCCTGAGCTTCCAGACGGAGGCGGCAGCTGCGATTCTGGGCGTGAGGAGCAGCACGAGGCTGCCCGGGACGGCCCCGACAGGCAGAGCGTGCTGACGCCGCAGCCCCTCGAGTCTCCAGCAGCGGGGGCCTGCGGCTCAGGGCCAGGCGCAGGCCCGCCGTCAGAGCAGGCGGAGGAGCTGGGGCCGTTCTCTGTGGGCCTCAGCATCCAAGACTTCCTGCCCGCGGCCCAGGGGGCTGAGCAGCCTGTGCTCACCAGCGCGGCCCCCGTCCTGGACGAGGCGCTGCAGACCATCGGCTCGGACCTGCCTCCCCTGGCTCCGTCCGCAGCAGCGGACACGGGGCCCTCCGGGCCACAGGAGTACGATTTCAGAACCATCCTGAGGCCGGCTGTGGCCGCCCCAGCTTCCCCAGGGGCCCTCCAGACTGCAGGAGGCAGCTTGGGCAGTGAGGGGCAGCAGCTGCGGGAGGACACTCACGTGCAGCCGGGCACGTGTGTCCCAGATGGGCGGGTGGCTCTGCCTCACACGTACCCCCCCCAGCACACCTCCCACCAGGAGGAGAGCAGCCAGGCCACGGGGCAGCTCTGTGggcaagtggcagagcctggtGTTCCCACAGAGGGTTATGCTTCTGGAATGGCTCTCTCCCGGCCACGGTGGAACGTCCACGGACACGTGTCTGATGCCAGCATCAGGGTGGGGGAGAACGTGTGGGATGTGGCCCCCTCCCGGCCACGGTGGAATGTCCACGGACACGTGTCTGATGCCAGCATCAGGGTGGGGGAGAACGTGTGGGATGTGGCCCCCTCCCGGCCACGGTGGAACGTCCACGGACACGTGTCTGATGCCAGCATCAGGGTGGGGGAGAACGTGTGGGATGTGGCCCCCTCCCGGCCACGGTGGAATGTCCATGGACACGTGTCTCAGTCCAGTGTGATGCTGGGGGTGCTCTCAGGGGAAGCCGAGCCCAACGTGCCTGGGCCCCCCTGGGCGCCCCCTGACCATGGGTCCCAGTCAGGCCTCAGCTTGGGAGCCCAGAGCCCTGCCCGGGAACAGGAGCCACGGCTGCCTGCAGAGACGGCCTCAGGCGGCTCCGGTGCGCAAGTGGCTGGATCTGGCTCTGGCCGTGGGGAGGAGAGCGGCCTGCAGGCCTTGCTGTCTGCGGAGGCTGCACCCGCTGCTCTGGAAGATGGTATCCCTGAGGAGCCAG GCGCGGGGGCGAGTGGGGACTGCCAGGATCTCTCTCCAAGTGGCCCTCCGAGCTCACAGGTCAGGGCAGACGTGATCAGGGGTTGGGGATCGGGAGTCGGGGGAGCGTGTGCTGCTGGTGGGCCCGCTGCCCCCACCTGGCCTGTCGTGGGCAGTGAGGGCTCCGTCCTGGGACTGGGCAGCACGTGGGGGATTCCCCCCGCCCCGTCCATCCTCTTCCACACGAGGGGAACCGGCGGGTTCCTTGAGGCTGGGTTGTCTCAGGAGGGCGTGGACACCCGGAGCAGCCCAGGCCCTGGCGAGGAGGCGGCCCAGCGCTGGGACAGGGAGCAGGCCTACTTGGCGGGCCTGGCGGGGCAGTATTGCCTGGAGCAGTACCCGGACAGCTACGAGGCCATGT CAGAGCCTCCCGTCGCCCGCCTCCTGCACCACGGGCTTCCCCGAGCTTTCGCCCTCCCCGAGGACCCCGGGGCCCAGTCAGACGCGGACGAGAGCGCGGTGCAGCTGAGCGAGCTGCTGCCACTGCCCGTGCTCATGAAGCACTCCATCACGGCCCCGCTGGCTGCCCA CGTCTCCCTGGTGAACAAGGCCGCGGTTGACTACTTCTTCGTGGAGCTGCACCTCGGGGCGCACTTCGAGGCGCTGCGGCACTTCCTGCTCATGGAGGACGGGGAGTTTGCGCAGTCCCTCAGCGACCTGCTCTTTGAGAAG CTCGGGGCGGGACAGACGCCTGGGGAGCTCCTCAGCCCGCTGGTGCTCAACTCCGTGCTGAGCAAGGCCCTGCAGTACAGCCTGCACGGCGACACCCCGCACGCCGCCAACCTCTCCTTCGCCCTCAAGTTCCTGCCCGAGACGTTTGCCCCCAATGCCCCGGACGTGCTGAGCTGCCTGGAGCTCAGGTACAAG GTTGACTGGCCCCTCAACATCGTGGTCACCGAGGGCTGCTTGAGCAGGTACAGCGgcattttctccttcctgttgCAGTTGAAGCTCATGATGTGGACACTCAAGGATGTCTGCTTCCACCTCAAGCGCACAG CACGGGTGAGCCACGCGGCCGGCTCGGTGCAGTTCCGCCAGCTGCAGCTGTTCAAGCACGAGATGCAGCACTTTGTGAAGGTCATCCAGGGCTACATCGCCAACCAGATCCTGCATGTCACCTGGTGTGAGTTCCAGGCCAGGCTGGCCTCGGTGGGCGACCTAGAGGAGATCCAGCGTGCCCACGCCGAGTACCTGCACAAGGCTGTCTTCAG GGGCCTGCTGACAGAGAAGGCGGCGCCCGTCATGAACATCATCCACAGCATCTTCAGCCTGGTCCTCAAGTTCCGCAGCCAGCTCATCTCCCAGCCCTGGGGCCCGGCCAGCGGCCCCCGCGGCCCCGAgcaccccagcttcgccctcatGCAGCAGTCCTACAGCACCTTCAAGTACTACTCCCACTTCCTCTTCAAAG TGGTGAGCAAGCTGGTGAACCGCGGCTACCAGCCCCACCTGGAGGACTTCCTGCTGCGCATCAACTTCAACAACTACTACCAGGACGCCTGA